The following proteins are co-located in the Periplaneta americana isolate PAMFEO1 chromosome 12, P.americana_PAMFEO1_priV1, whole genome shotgun sequence genome:
- the LOC138710263 gene encoding apolipoprotein D-like produces the protein MFVVLLAIMCLVGAAQPCDLKTSKQEDLIPERLVGAWYAFYTLPQHFSNRYSCYIASYTLTSKNQLSARNMYYDKRYQIILKYNSEVTVKKNVLEWKGERSEWNADYYVFATDYNNFIVLGGCSPEINPSPFYWVAFRKQSDYSKEQQAAEDALQTYNLSLRDFTKTF, from the exons ATGTTTGTGGTCCTACTAGCCATCATGTGTCTTGTGGGAGCAGCACAGCCTTGTGATCTGAAGACTTCCAAACAGGAAGACTTGATCCCTGAAAGA TTGGTCGGAGCATGGTATGCGTTCTACACTCTGCCACAGCATTTCTCTAACCGTTACTCTTGCTATATCGCTTCGTACACCCTGACGTCCAAAAACCAGCTTTCTGCGAGGAACATGTACTATGACAAGAG ATATCAAATCATATTAAAGTACAATTCGGAAGTAACCGTAAAGAAGAACGTTCTGGAATGGAAAGGTGAAAGAT CTGAGTGGAACGCTGACTACTACGTGTTCGCCACGGACTACAATAACTTCATCGTGCTAGGAGGATGCTCTCCAGAGATTAATCCATCTC CCTTCTACTGGGTGGCGTTTCGTAAGCAAAGTGACTATTCTAAGGAGCAGCAagctgcagaagatgctcttcaGACATACAATCTGTCCCTCCGAGACTTCACCAAGACTTTCTaa